A portion of the Actomonas aquatica genome contains these proteins:
- a CDS encoding ATP-binding protein — MSTPFRRLCWLGLLWWVGAMSWVITGWAQEAAGERVLRELAEFWAAPVADREAGLAYDFEVEVLVYDREWAILHVQDASLAEYLQVEAMLPIESGQRVRLQGRTVAPGGVFTIRDPVVTVVGEAAIAWEPVTFTVEGLRSKVNHPISFAGLVLAQGFAGEDHLELDMVVDGKRSRVWVLVDPTEPVPTLAGQYVRVNAVGGARFDGLGNLTAADAFCPSLEQVEALGSLAEQALFAGLATPLEELREHSEHARVKVEGQVVRISPEGHPFVRDASGQVEVVTEQPVQDLLGRKVEVVGVPRGEGLTLRLTQGMLVLLPEAANRVPADGDNFSRVLHRIAASAIELRPEQAANSHPLTLSGVVTWSSRWSMLFYVQDSSGGIGVYRANSTESPPPPGTLVEVAGVTVMGDYAPAVQASRVTPVGRVELPPARRVTLEQALTGVEEAQRVELTGYVHRARRDRGWAVLDLTSTAGPFQARLPVDSEPGGLVGAVVALSGVCTAITNQDRRLTGVQLWLQDVAAVKVLDEGAADLEVLPLRPMQEVGQYISAADQRRRLKVEGTVVHWDPQGWVYLVDGDAWLLVQTRREESLPAGTRVQVAGFQGRSGGRTVLREAVVVPVGTGTLPAVRELAALGEADARLDGQRVAVTAQVLERYRAEGRALLALQEGRTVFEAEVLHGEQEQAMPEPGSRVRLEGVYAAVFDDQGQAVGFRLLLAAPSQVTVLAPPRWWTIERVRIAAGVALAGVLLAFAWAWTLQRRVTQQAYEINDQIRRASQLEADLQQALRLESLGSLASGVAHDFNAKLRVIGDHLAGLQAGEALSVEGQERLEHARVATIRAGDLVHRLTTLAKGGKPKPAATDLARVVAEVVAQFGLPKAIEVQHRAAGFCGRAWVDPDQFKQLLQNLLLNAMQAMPNGGALTLEVEEVMRPGAKETVLAPGRYVQLVVRDNGEGVADRNLEQVFDPYFTTREGAQGLGLAVVYAIARRNGGAVTLESKAMVGTEVKVWLPVAAE, encoded by the coding sequence GTGTCTACCCCGTTTCGTCGTCTTTGCTGGTTGGGCCTGCTGTGGTGGGTAGGAGCGATGAGTTGGGTGATCACGGGGTGGGCGCAGGAGGCGGCGGGTGAGCGGGTGTTGCGCGAGTTGGCGGAGTTTTGGGCGGCGCCGGTGGCGGATCGCGAGGCGGGGCTGGCCTACGATTTTGAGGTGGAGGTGTTGGTCTATGATCGGGAATGGGCGATCCTGCATGTGCAAGATGCTTCGTTGGCGGAGTATCTGCAGGTGGAGGCGATGTTGCCGATCGAGTCCGGGCAACGGGTGCGCCTGCAGGGGCGCACGGTGGCTCCGGGGGGAGTGTTTACGATTCGGGATCCGGTGGTGACGGTGGTGGGCGAGGCGGCGATCGCGTGGGAACCGGTGACCTTCACGGTCGAGGGGTTGCGATCGAAGGTGAATCACCCGATCTCTTTTGCGGGTTTGGTTTTGGCGCAGGGGTTTGCAGGGGAGGACCACCTGGAGCTCGACATGGTGGTGGATGGCAAACGCTCGCGAGTTTGGGTGCTGGTGGATCCGACCGAGCCAGTGCCGACACTGGCGGGGCAGTATGTGCGGGTGAATGCGGTGGGCGGGGCGCGTTTTGATGGCTTGGGTAACCTGACGGCGGCAGATGCGTTTTGCCCGAGTCTGGAGCAGGTGGAGGCGTTGGGGTCGTTGGCGGAGCAGGCGCTGTTTGCGGGCTTGGCCACCCCCTTGGAGGAGCTGAGGGAGCACTCGGAGCATGCGCGGGTGAAGGTGGAGGGTCAGGTGGTGCGGATCTCACCCGAGGGGCATCCCTTCGTGCGGGATGCGAGTGGCCAGGTGGAGGTGGTGACCGAGCAGCCGGTGCAGGATCTGCTGGGACGAAAGGTCGAGGTCGTCGGCGTGCCGAGGGGGGAGGGGCTGACGTTGCGACTCACGCAGGGCATGTTGGTGCTGCTGCCGGAGGCGGCGAACCGGGTGCCGGCCGATGGGGACAATTTTAGCCGGGTGCTGCACCGGATCGCGGCGAGTGCGATCGAGCTCCGGCCGGAGCAGGCGGCCAACAGTCACCCGCTGACGTTGAGTGGGGTGGTGACGTGGTCGAGCCGTTGGTCGATGTTGTTTTACGTGCAGGATTCGTCGGGCGGCATCGGCGTGTATCGGGCCAATTCCACGGAGTCGCCGCCACCGCCGGGCACGCTGGTGGAGGTGGCAGGGGTGACGGTGATGGGCGATTACGCGCCGGCGGTGCAGGCGTCGCGGGTGACGCCGGTCGGGCGGGTGGAACTGCCCCCGGCGCGACGGGTGACGCTGGAGCAGGCGTTGACCGGGGTGGAGGAGGCACAGCGGGTCGAGCTGACGGGGTATGTGCACCGGGCGCGCCGCGATCGCGGCTGGGCGGTGTTGGATCTGACGTCGACGGCGGGGCCGTTTCAGGCGCGGTTGCCGGTGGACAGTGAGCCAGGGGGCTTGGTGGGCGCGGTGGTGGCGTTATCGGGCGTGTGCACGGCGATCACCAATCAGGATCGGCGGCTGACGGGGGTGCAGTTGTGGTTGCAGGATGTCGCGGCGGTGAAGGTGTTGGACGAGGGGGCGGCGGATCTGGAGGTGCTCCCGCTGCGGCCGATGCAGGAGGTGGGGCAATACATTTCAGCGGCGGACCAGCGGCGACGGCTCAAGGTGGAGGGCACGGTGGTGCATTGGGATCCGCAGGGGTGGGTGTATTTGGTGGATGGTGACGCGTGGCTGCTGGTGCAGACGCGGCGCGAGGAGAGTCTGCCGGCGGGCACGCGGGTGCAGGTGGCGGGTTTCCAGGGCCGCAGTGGCGGGCGCACGGTGTTGCGGGAAGCGGTGGTGGTGCCGGTGGGCACGGGGACGTTGCCGGCGGTGCGGGAGTTGGCGGCGCTGGGAGAGGCGGATGCGCGGCTGGACGGCCAGCGGGTGGCGGTGACGGCGCAGGTGTTGGAACGTTACCGGGCGGAGGGGCGTGCGCTGCTGGCGTTGCAGGAAGGGCGCACGGTGTTTGAGGCGGAGGTCCTGCACGGGGAGCAGGAGCAGGCGATGCCGGAGCCGGGCAGCCGGGTGCGGTTGGAGGGCGTCTACGCGGCGGTGTTTGATGATCAGGGGCAGGCGGTGGGCTTTCGGCTGCTGCTGGCGGCGCCGTCGCAGGTCACGGTGTTGGCTCCGCCGCGGTGGTGGACGATCGAGCGCGTGCGGATAGCGGCCGGGGTGGCGTTGGCGGGCGTGTTGTTGGCCTTTGCATGGGCGTGGACTTTGCAGCGGCGGGTGACCCAGCAGGCATATGAGATCAATGACCAGATTCGCCGGGCCTCGCAGTTGGAGGCAGATTTACAGCAGGCGCTGCGGTTGGAGTCGCTGGGCTCGCTGGCGAGTGGGGTGGCGCATGATTTTAACGCCAAGTTACGGGTGATTGGTGATCATTTGGCGGGGTTGCAGGCCGGGGAGGCGCTTTCGGTGGAGGGGCAGGAGCGGCTGGAGCACGCGCGGGTGGCGACGATCCGGGCGGGGGATCTGGTGCATCGCCTCACGACGCTGGCCAAGGGCGGGAAACCGAAACCGGCGGCGACCGATCTGGCCCGCGTGGTGGCGGAGGTGGTGGCGCAGTTTGGGCTGCCCAAGGCGATCGAAGTGCAGCACCGGGCGGCAGGTTTTTGTGGTCGGGCTTGGGTGGATCCTGACCAGTTCAAACAGCTGCTGCAGAACCTGCTGCTCAACGCCATGCAGGCGATGCCCAACGGCGGAGCGTTAACCTTGGAAGTCGAGGAGGTGATGCGGCCCGGCGCGAAGGAGACCGTGCTCGCGCCCGGGCGCTACGTGCAGCTGGTGGTGCGCGACAACGGCGAGGGGGTGGCGGACCGCAATCTGGAGCAGGTGTTCGATCCGTATTTCACGACGCGGGAAGGCGCTCAGGGGCTGGGTCTGGCGGTGGTGTATGCCATCGCGCGGCGTAATGGCGGCGCGGTGACGCTGGAGTCCAAAGCGATGGTGGGCACCGAAGTGAAGGTGTGGCTACCGGTGGCGGCAGAATAG
- the pyrH gene encoding UMP kinase: protein MSETEPDSPAPKYKRIVLKLSGEVLRGTGTDPIDPEVLSRICGQVKEIHDMGVEVCVVIGGGNIFRGLQGESRGVDRTTGDYMGMLATVINGLAIMDCLEKMGVLTRVQTAIPMDQVAEPFILRRARRHLERKRVVIFVAGTGNPYFSTDTTAALRANEVGADIIFKATKVDGIYDKDPKKHADAVKYDDITFIDALRQRLNVMDATAFSLCLDNDLPILVFDLSDPHAIRQAVLGEKIGTLVHS, encoded by the coding sequence ATGAGCGAAACTGAGCCGGACTCTCCCGCCCCGAAATATAAACGTATCGTCCTCAAATTGAGCGGCGAGGTCCTGCGTGGCACCGGCACCGATCCCATCGATCCCGAAGTCCTCAGTCGCATCTGTGGTCAGGTAAAAGAAATCCACGACATGGGCGTCGAGGTCTGCGTCGTCATCGGCGGCGGCAACATCTTCCGCGGCCTCCAGGGCGAGTCGCGCGGCGTCGATCGCACCACCGGCGATTACATGGGCATGCTCGCCACCGTCATCAACGGCCTCGCGATCATGGACTGCCTCGAGAAGATGGGCGTGCTCACCCGTGTGCAGACCGCCATCCCGATGGACCAAGTCGCCGAGCCTTTCATCCTCCGCCGCGCCCGTCGCCACCTCGAACGCAAACGCGTCGTCATCTTCGTCGCCGGCACCGGCAACCCCTACTTCTCCACCGACACCACCGCTGCCCTGCGGGCCAACGAAGTCGGCGCCGACATCATTTTCAAGGCCACCAAGGTCGACGGCATTTACGACAAGGACCCGAAAAAGCACGCCGACGCCGTCAAATACGACGACATCACCTTCATCGATGCGCTGCGCCAACGCCTCAACGTCATGGACGCGACCGCCTTCTCGCTCTGTCTCGACAACGACCTGCCCATTCTCGTCTTCGACCTCAGCGATCCGCACGCCATCCGCCAAGCCGTCCTCGGCGAGAAGATCGGCACCCTCGTGCACAGTTAA
- a CDS encoding response regulator, which translates to MSESDNKPRPRILFMDDEADIRRVGGKVLKYLGYEAVEVTKGEEAIAAYTEALNSDRPFVAAILDLQIKGGMDGIATMEKLRELDPDVKGILSSGLPKDTADPSIASYGFAGTINKPYEIAALSAVLKDILGPA; encoded by the coding sequence ATGAGTGAGAGCGATAACAAGCCGCGTCCACGCATCCTGTTTATGGATGACGAAGCCGATATCCGGCGAGTGGGCGGCAAGGTGCTCAAATACCTCGGTTACGAAGCGGTCGAAGTGACCAAGGGTGAAGAAGCCATCGCGGCCTACACTGAGGCTCTCAACAGCGACCGCCCCTTCGTCGCGGCCATTCTCGATCTTCAGATTAAGGGTGGCATGGATGGTATCGCGACCATGGAAAAACTGCGTGAACTGGACCCAGACGTGAAGGGCATCCTTTCCAGCGGCCTGCCCAAGGATACGGCCGATCCGTCCATCGCCTCCTACGGTTTCGCGGGCACCATCAACAAGCCCTACGAAATCGCCGCCCTCAGCGCCGTCCTCAAAGACATCCTCGGCCCCGCCTGA